The following are from one region of the Mycolicibacterium diernhoferi genome:
- a CDS encoding MCE family protein produces MRIRESLRRPVESHGPFRLGVITVAIIALVLGSALGLGNLGLGKTLYTAEFAQAAGISAGDQVTVAGVRVGAVKGLRLEDDHVAVTLEVENGVPLGASTRAAVKLTTLLGARYVDLQPGGSGELTDDRIPLSHTEVPYDLQAALQDATTTFEAVDAEKIAQSMTSLSEQLQGAPEILPQALDNIEHLSSVMSARRDEIGDLLRSTQRVAELLGNQQRSLGLLITQGHEVLSDLAARRQMIVRLIDATTKLVDELQPVLIGSRPQVDELLRNLAGMLSAVGRNDALLRNTLQILPVPIRNFANATGNGNEFDFTSSGGTMIDSWMCAISGRAIQFNLPHYFQDCR; encoded by the coding sequence ATGAGAATCAGGGAATCGCTGCGCCGGCCGGTGGAAAGCCACGGCCCGTTCCGGCTCGGGGTGATCACGGTGGCGATCATCGCTCTGGTGCTCGGCAGCGCTCTCGGGCTCGGCAATCTGGGGCTGGGCAAGACCCTCTACACCGCCGAATTCGCGCAGGCGGCCGGCATCTCCGCCGGCGATCAGGTGACGGTCGCCGGGGTGCGGGTCGGGGCCGTCAAAGGTCTGCGGCTGGAGGACGACCACGTCGCGGTCACCCTGGAGGTCGAGAACGGGGTGCCTCTCGGGGCGTCGACGCGCGCCGCGGTCAAACTGACCACCCTGCTGGGCGCCCGTTACGTCGACCTGCAGCCGGGCGGGTCCGGCGAGCTGACCGATGACCGGATTCCGTTGTCCCACACCGAGGTACCCTATGACCTGCAGGCCGCTCTGCAGGACGCGACCACCACCTTCGAGGCCGTCGACGCGGAGAAGATCGCCCAGTCGATGACCAGCCTGTCCGAGCAGTTGCAGGGCGCCCCGGAGATCCTGCCGCAGGCGCTGGACAACATCGAGCATCTGTCCTCGGTGATGTCGGCCCGGCGCGACGAGATCGGTGATCTGCTGCGCAGCACCCAACGGGTGGCCGAACTGCTGGGCAACCAACAGCGCAGCCTCGGTCTGCTGATCACCCAGGGCCACGAGGTGCTCAGCGATCTGGCGGCGCGCCGGCAGATGATCGTGCGGTTGATCGACGCGACCACCAAACTCGTCGACGAACTGCAACCGGTGCTGATCGGTAGCCGGCCGCAGGTCGACGAACTGCTGCGCAACCTGGCAGGGATGCTCTCGGCCGTCGGCCGCAACGACGCGCTGCTGCGCAACACCCTGCAGATCCTGCCGGTCCCGATCCGCAACTTCGCCAACGCCACCGGCAACGGCAACGAGTTCGATTTCACCTCCTCCGGCGGCACCATGATCGACTCCTGGATGTGCGCGATCAGCGGCCGGGCCATCCAGTTCAACCTGCCGCACTACTTCCAGGACTGCCGATGA